In Numida meleagris isolate 19003 breed g44 Domestic line chromosome 18, NumMel1.0, whole genome shotgun sequence, one DNA window encodes the following:
- the PIGS gene encoding GPI transamidase component PIG-S — protein sequence MAELGISPALSVGQEEKMAAAAAADETERSRGRRAALSFAAIAVLLGLPLWWKTTETYRAALPYGDIAALGRLPFQVAVSVSVVFLPGSVPADLPRRLPYRDVREERVPGSSRSDVTSRTETAYRGTTAREEAALGAATAREADAALHALQDSPSGSLTVYVVPEGSSLLPQGVNVYVGKHRSALVRAGQGLATLHARLQQLMQMMSFTASSIAAALSDRVPDGQLGPDAWRHLKSSLGYEITFSLLNPDPKSHDVDWDIEGAVNRYVQPILDKLNLVANFSVDSQILYYAVLGVTPRFDKESSTFILSAHSLPHVINPVEARLGSSAASLYPVLNFLLYVPERSHSPLYIQDKDGAPVATNAFHSPRWGGIMIYNVEAPASPQTSLPLHVDVDMVRVMEVFLAQLRLLFGISQEGLPPDFLMESPGNEGLADWELDRLLWAHTLENIATVSTTLTSLAQLLDQISNIVIKDDVASEVYRAVAAVQDAVTELAEGRLRSAFQASKEAVTSSERAFFDPSLLHLLYFPDDQKFAIYIPLFLPMAVPILLSLAKMLREARQSKKEPTKMD from the exons ATGGCTGAGCTGGGCATAAGCCCCGCCCTCTCAGTAGGGCAGGAAGAGAAGAtggcggcagcggcggcggcggatGAAACAG AGCGCTCCCGGGGTCGCCGCGCCGCGCTGTCCTTCGCCGCCATCgccgtgctgctggggctgccgcTGTGGTGGAAGACGACGGAGACGTACCGCGCCGCGCTGCCCTACGGAGACATCGCGGCCCTGGGGCGGCTGCCG TTCCAGGTGGCCGTGAGCGTCTCGGTGGTGTTCCTCCCGGGCTCGGTGCCCGCGGACCTGCCCCGGCGGCTGCCGTACCGGGACGTGCGGGAGGAGCGTGTCCCCGGCAGCT CACGATCCGATGTCACGTCCCGCACCGAGACAGCGTATCGCGGCACCACGGCGCGGGAGGAGGCGGCGCTGGGAGCAGCCACAGCGCGAG AGGCTGATGCTGCTCTGCACGCGCTGCAGGATTCTCCATCAGGCTCTCTGACTGTGTACGTGGTTCCTGAAGGCTCCTCTCTCCTGCCTCAG ggTGTTAATGTCTACGTGGGGAAGCACCGCAGTGCCCTGGTGAGGGCTGGGCAGGGCCTGGCCACCCTCCACGCCCGTCTCCAGCAGCTGATGCAGATGATGTCTTTCACGGCCAGCTCCATCGCTGCTGCCCTCTCAGACCGTGTTCCTGATGGCCAGCTTGGCCCCGACGCCTGGCGGCATTTGAAATCCAGCCTGG GGTACGAAATCACCTTCAGCCTGCTCAACCCTGACCCTAAGTCGCATGATGTGGACTGGGACATCGAGGGTGCCGTGAACCGCTACGTGCAGCCCATCCTGGACAAGCTGAACCTCGTGGCCAACTTCTCTGTCGACTCTCAG ATCCTGTACTATGCTGTTCTCGGGGTAACGCCACGCTTTGACAAGGAGTCCTCCACCTTCATCCTGAGTGCACACAGTCTCCCGCACGTCATCAACCCTGTGGAGGCCCGGCTGG GTTCCAGTGCTGCCTCGCTCTACCCCGTGCTGAACTTCTTGCTGTATGTGCCAGAGCGCTCCCACTCCCCACTCTACATCCAGGACAAGGATGGAGCCCCAGTGGCCACCAATGCTTTCCACAGCCCCCGCTGGGGTGGTATCATG ATTTACAATGTTGAAGCCCCTGCTTCCCCCCAAACCTCCCTCCCGCTGCACGTGGATGTGGACATGGTGCGAGTGATGGAGGTTTTCCTGGCCCAGCTCCG GTTACTGTTTGGGATATCTCAGGAGGGGCTGCCCCCTGACTTCCTGATGGAGAGCCCAGGGAATGAGGGACTGGCCGACTGGGAGCTGGACCGCCTGCTTTGGGCCCATACATTGGAGAATATTGCCACTGTGTCCACCACCTTGACCtcgctggcacagctgctggacCAGATCAGTAACATCGTCATCAAAGATGACGTTGCCTCAGAG GTGTACCGAGCGGTGGCTGCAGTGCAGGATGCTGTGACAGAGCTGGCTGAGGGCCGCCTGCGCTCGGCTTTCCAGGCCAGCAAGGAAGCTGTCACCTCCTCGGAGCGGGCGTTCTTCGACCCCTCTCTCCTCCATCTTCTCTACTTTCCGGATGACCAGAAATTCGCCATCTATATCCCACTCTTCCTGCCCATGGCCGTCCCCATCCTCCTCTCCCTGGCCAAGATGCTCCGGGAGGCCAGGCAGAGCAAGAAGGAGCCTACCAAGATGGACTGA
- the LOC110407690 gene encoding uncharacterized serine/threonine-protein kinase SgK494, protein MCTYCSTGDLHALWRAAGRFAEATVRLFAAELVLVLVYLHDLGIVHRDVKMENILLDERGHLKLTDFGLSRHLRCGERAHTICGTLQYMAPEVLSGGPYSHTADWWSLGVLLFALASGEFPVPPARDHVAMLERVKECSYVSPPSLSPALGRLLAELLCHNPLRRLRYLHHFQGHPFFRGLAFDAELLQKDPVAVAVAPRPTEQPPPDPTTFDDFDCDLTASPPNRPWPG, encoded by the exons A TGTGCACCTACTGCAGCACTGGGGACCTTCATGCACTGTGGCGTGCCGCTGGGCGCTTCGCCGAGGCCACCGTCCGCCTGTTTGCTGCCgagctggtgctggtgctgg TGTACCTCCACGACTTGGGCATCGTGCACAGAGATGTGAAG atggaGAACATCCTCCTGGATGAGAGAG GGCACCTCAAGCTCACTGACTTTGGCCTTTCCCGACACCTGCGCTGTGGTGAGCGGGCGCACACCATCTGTGGCACTCTGCAGTACATGG ctccagaGGTGCTGAGTGGGGGTCCCTACAGCCACACGGCCGACTGGTGGTCCCTGGGTGTCCTGCTCTTTGCCCTGGCCAGCGGGGAG TTTCCAGTGCCGCCAGCGAGGGACCACGTGGCCATGCTGGAGCGTGTCAAAGAGTGCAGCTACGTGAGCCCCCCCTCGCTCAGTCCCGCGCTGGGCCGGCTGCTGGCCGAG CTGCTGTGCCACAATCCTCTTCGCCGCCTGCGCTACCTCCACCACTTCCAGGGCCACCCTTTTTTCCGGGGCCTGGCCTTCGACGccgagctgctgcagaaggaccCGGTGGCCGTGGCTGTGGCCCCACGCCCCACCGAGCAGCCCCCACCTGATCCCACCACCTTTGACGACTTCGACTGCGACCTCACTGCCAGCCCCCCGAACCGGCCGTGGCCTGGCTGA
- the LOC110407689 gene encoding proline-rich protein 36-like translates to MASRPALLNSRQMGVVTGKPRPLERRNHAHVRRSPAPAAGPIRDARGFQMGGGERRGGSAAMRGRRVSAAQRRPLQELRLQQGAERTNITPLLRRLRLKDHDGGTPVPCARCPPGRIAPGPPSSAALCSPCSIDRKPLRPQRTPLEPSGNATPDPLNISEPSGCATLVIDAPEPPGDAISGPDTLVPPGDAPQEDSHPETPSKAPLEPHGSAPVPFFPFSPSHLPPLPPSPDHPSSPPLEPCTPEPPGSPSLVPCSLDTPGSPTPGPPGTSTPQNTPFCRWRAAPSDLSCSPVAPQPRAENGDVGTPPCHSTLRMAGSLSPALLEQCSLQIEAAGSEPVGSAPAATQVSLSEPSLGAVSWMMPLVWLEKTLPASSLLESLRHSLPLSVSWRDAGTGVTPVSTAAISTSVTPVPAMSVGSSVTPVPAMSVGSSVTPVPTMSVGSSVTPAPTMSVGRSVTPVSTMAMGTSVTPVPTMSMGTSVTPVSTGTAGISVTPVHTMSMGTTMTPVPTGTVGTSVTPVSTISMGTSVTPVPTGTIATSVTPVPTMSMGTSITPVPTMSMGTTMTPEERSACTSMPTHAKDSAAETDSLLWHCPREQLRSLPRAELEGRLESTLIIIEALSLQLRDWQDTQRPLPAVGPAGQRDAHTQTDVTRPQGEERIYHGLYVELRRKAQALQRQRGAEQELAQQLARAAEATGAWAGQRRALRDAADSALQGVQDDHAALERERLQVRALVSRCEAVLRGVPAKLQSCLRERDAAQQRADEALRVKQESDGFLEAFRAHAAAQIGARTQSLALQQELSTLLAAAIQQQVSLAAEAQPFWEFIDVTFANLQEERGELDGEREQVRALVSRCTAMLRDVPTKLHSCLQERDAALQCVEEALQAKKEASQQLEKTLEALQDAVAQEEQLAVTNSRLSTDLGTVMKQLASLQQERDALQQDYEEQKEEISWWVCTPCTSPLPQKVPSQHP, encoded by the exons ATGGCTTCCCGCCCCGCGCTGCTCAATTCCCGCCAGATGGGCGTGGTCACCGGGAAACCACGCCCACTTGAGAGACGTAACCACGCCCACGTGCGACGTagccccgcccccgccgcggGACCAATCAGAGACGCGCGTGGTTTTCAAAtgggcggcggggagcggcgcggCGGGAGCGCGGCCATGCGGGGAAGGCGAGTCTCCGCC GCTCAGCGGCGGCCCCTGCAGGAGCTgcggctgcagcagggagcggAGCGTACCAACATCACCCCGCTGCTCCGCCGCTTGCGGCTCAAG GACCACGATGGCGGCACTCCTGTGCCCTGCGCTCGCTGCCCCCCCGGCCGCATCGCCCCAGGACcccccagcagcgctgccctgTGCTCCCCCTGCAGCATCGACCGGAAGCCCCTCAGACCCCAGAGAACCCCCCTGGAGCCCTCAGGCAATGCCACCCCAGACCCTCTCAACATCTCAGAGCCCTCTGGCTGTGCCACCCTTGTTATAGATGCCCCAGAACCCCCAGGTGATGCCATCTCAGGGCCTGACACCCTGGTGCCTCCAGGTGATGCTCCCCAAGAGGACAGCCATCCAGAGACCCCCAGCAAGGCCCCCCTGGAGCCCCATGGCAGCGCCCCAGTGCCCTTCTTCCCATTCTCCCCCAGCCACCTcccccctcttcctccttccccagacCACCCCAGCAGCCCTCCCTTGGAGCCGTGCACCCCTGAACCCCCCGGCAGCCCCTCCCTGGTGCCCTGCTCTCTGGACACCCCTGGCAGCCCTACCCCAGGCCCCCCCGGCACCTCCACCCCACAGAACACTCCATTCTGCCGGTGGCGAGCAGCCCCCTCTGACCTCTCCTGCAGCCCCGTGGCTCCCCAACCCCGGGCTGAGAATGGGGATGTGGGCACCCCTCCGTGTCACAGTACCCTGAGGATGGCTGGATCCCtgagccctgccctgctggagcagtgctCCCTCCAGATTGAGGCAGCGGGGTCAGAGCCTGTAGGGTCAGCGCCAGCAGCCACCCAGGTGTCTTTGTCTGAGCCGTCCCTGGGGGCTGTGTCCTGGATGATGCCATTGGTGTGGCTGGAGAAGACCCTCCCCGCCTCGTCCCTGCTGGAGTCCCTGCGGCACAGCCTCCCCCTGTCCGTGTCATGGCGGGATGCTGGTACCGGTGTCACTCCAGTGTCTACTGCAGCCATCAGTACCAGTGTCACCCCAGTGCCCGCCATGTCTGTGGGGAGCAGTGTCACCCCAGTGCCCGCCATGTCTGTGGGGAGCAGTGTCACCCCAGTGCCCACCATGTCTGTAGGGAGCAGTGTCACCCCAGCGCCCACCATGTCTGTAGGGAGGAGTGTCACCCCAGTGTCAACCATGGCCATGGGCACCAGTGTCACCCCAGTGCCCACCATGTCAATGGGTACCAGTGTTACCCCAGTGTCCACGGGGACTGCTGGCATCAGTGTCACCCCAGTGCATACCATGTCTATGGGCACCACCATGACCCCAGTGCCCACTGGAACTGTGGGCACCAGTGTCACCCCAGTGTCCACCATATCTATGGGCACCAGCGTCACCCCGGTGCCTACTGGAACCATTGCCACCAGTGTCACCCCAGTGCCCACCATGTCTATGGGCACTAGCATCACCCCAGTGCCCACCATGTCTATGGGTACCACCATGACCCCAGAGGAGAGGAGTGCTTGCACATCCATGCCCACTCATGCCAAGGACAGCGCTGCTGAGACCGACTCTCTGCTCTGGCA ctgtccccGGGAGCAGCTGCGCTCGCTGCCACGAGCGGAGCTGGAGGGGCGGCTGGAGAGCACGCTGATCATCATCGAGGCGCTGTCGCTGCAGCTGCGCGATTGGCAGGACACCCAGCGCCCGCTCCCCGCTGTGGGGCCGGCGGGACAGCGGGACGCGCACACCCAGACCGACGTCACCCGGCCCCAGGGG GAGGAGCGCATTTACCACGGCCTCTACGTGGAGCTGCGGAGGAAGGCGCAGGCTCTGCAGCGGCAGCGCGGAGCGGAGCAGGAGTTGGCGCAGCAGCTGGCGCGGGCGGCGGAGGCCACG GGCGCGTGGGCTGGGCAGCGCCGTGCGCTGCGGGATGCGGCGGACAGCGCTCTGCAGGGCGTGCAGGACGACCACGCTGCGCTGGAACGGGAG CGGCTGCAGGTGCGTGCCCTGGTGTCTCGGTGCGAGGCGGTGCTGCGCGGTGTCCCCGccaagctgcagagctgcctgcggGAGCGGGATGCTGCACAGCAGCGAGCGGATGAAGCCCTTCGTGTGAAGCAGGAG AGCGATGGTTTCCTGGAGGCGTTCCGCGCCCACGCTGCTGCCCAGATCGGTGCCCGCACACAGagcctggcactgcagcaggagctgagcacgctgctggcagctgccatCCAGCAGCAG GTGTCCCTGGCTGCAGAGGCTCAGCCTTTCTGGGAATTCATAGACGTGACCTTTGCCAACCTCCAGGAGGAGCGGGGAGAGCTGGATGGAGAG cGGGAGCAGGTGCGTGCCCTGGTGTCCCGCTGCACGGCCATGCTGCGGGATGTCCCCACCAagctgcacagctgcctgcaggagcgGGATGCCGCGCTGCAATGCGTGGAGGAAGCCCTCCAAGCCAAGAAGGAG GCatcccagcagctggagaagacTCTCGAGGCCCTGCAGGACGCGGTGgcccaggaggagcagctggcGGTCACTAACTCGCGCCTCAGCACAG aCCTGGGCACAGTGATGAAACAGCtggccagcctgcagcaggagcgGGATGCGCTGCAGCAGGACTACgaggagcagaaggaggagatCAGCTGGTGGGTCTGCACCCCCTGCACCTCCCCCCTACCCCAAAAAGTCCCCTCTCAGCACCCCTAG
- the SPAG5 gene encoding sperm-associated antigen 5 — MSRRQLMEVEAKLQSTLAELQERSLQHEELLEAHRGLQEERAALHKELENTKAELQDLQLKRDRVSWCSAGIAESKARLQELADCLRASLPQQDDDDEVLSRSRTWTPGWRTPRGPWTPRSSAWTPVCRTPARRTPHRPGGSFVGSVLKAVLGRDGDEGTGGESTSARDRAPSTPKPPEPEDGLMEQAAELRAVVSDLSMLSSRIQELEQSEFRALQAEISDLQLQLEEVTTESQERMDAQAATIAKLNKVLQGKLQNEKELQDVVKQQEAKMLQLIDKSGEVTRLKEEVTQLKRSLQRAETEAKVLWEEMRGQEAKGDAAHVQERVLLRQEVDKLRLLLLEKEDENVVVSGNYLEQVRGLELRLCHAQKLLRSHEELQEKVKEVLLSLPEVPPELCALLQHLGLKPRSKKAPAPL; from the exons ATGTCCCGCAGGCAGCTGATGGAGGTGGAAGCCAAGCTGCAGTCCACGCTGGCCGAGCTGCAGGAGCGCAGCCTGCAGCAcgaggagctgctggaagccCACCGGGGCCTGCA GGAGGAACGAGCTGCCCtgcacaaggagctggagaACACCAAGGCGGAGCTGCAGGACCTGCAGCTCAAGAGGGACAGGGTGTCCTGGTGCTCGGCGGGCATTGCCGAGAGCAAGGCgaggctgcaggagctggctgaCTGCCTGCGagcctccctgccccagcag GATGATGATGACGAGGTCCTGTCGAGGAGCAGGACCTGGACCCCCGGCTGGAGGACTCCCCGTGGGCCCTGGACCCCCCGCAGCAGTGCTTGGACCCCCGTGTGCCGCACACCCGCCCGCCGCACCCCGCACCGCCCCGGGGGGTCCTTTGTGGGCAGTGTTCTGAAGGCGGTGTTGGGAAGAG ATGGTGATGAAGGCACTGGAGGTGAGAGCACATCTGCTAGGGATAGGGCTCCGTCCACACCGAAGCCCCCAG AGCCCGAGGACGGCCTGATGGAGCAGGCGGCCGAGCTGCGGGCCGTGGTGTCTGACCTCTCCATGCTGAGCTCCCGCatccaggagctggagcagagcgAGTTCAGGGCGCTGCAGGCAGAGAT ctctgacctgcagctccagctggagGAGGTGACGACTGAGAGCCAGGAGCGGATGGATGCGCAGGCTGCCACCATCGCCAAGCTGAACAAGGTGCTGCAGGGCAAGCTGCAG AACgagaaggagctgcaggacgTTGTGAAACAGCAGGAAGCGAAGATGCTGCAACTCATCGACAAGAGCGGGGAGGTGACG AGGCTGAAGGAGGAGGTGACCCAGCTGAAGCGCTCATTGCAGCGCGCAGAGACCGAGGCCAAGGTGCTGTGGGAGGAGATGCGGGGACAGGAGGCCAAGGGGGACGCAGCCCATGTGCAGGAGCGCGTCCTGCTGCGGCAGGAG GTGGACAAGCTGcgcttgctgctgctggagaaggaggaTGAGAATGTGGTGGTGTCAGGGAATTACCTGGAGCAG gtgcGAGGGTTGGAGCTGAGGCTCTGCCACGCACAGAAGCTGCTGCGGagccatgaggagctgcaggagaaggtGAAGGAG GTCCTGCTGTCCCTCCCCGAGGTGCCCCCGGAGCTCTGTGCCCTCCTCCAGCACCTGGGGCTGAAACCGAGAAGCAAGAAAGCTCCGGCTCCGCTGTAA
- the ALDOC gene encoding fructose-bisphosphate aldolase C (The sequence of the model RefSeq protein was modified relative to this genomic sequence to represent the inferred CDS: added 112 bases not found in genome assembly) gives MTHQYPALTAEQKKELSDIALRIVAPGKGILAADESVGSMAKRLNQIGVENTEENRRLYRQILFSADSRVKKCIGGVIFFHETMYQKADDGTPFVQMIKDKGIVVGIKVDKGVVPLAGTDGETTTQGLDGLSERCAQYKKDGADFAKWRCVLKISDNTPSALAIMENANVLARYASICQQNGIVPIVEPEILPDGDHDLKRCQYVTEKVLAAVYKALSDHHVYLEGTLLKPNMVTPGHSCPTKYSPEEIAMATVTALRRTVPPAVPGVTFLSGGQSEEEASINLNAINTCPLVRPWALTFSYGRALQASALSAWRGQRDNANAATEEFVKRAEVNGLAALGKYEGSGDDSGAAGQSLYVANHAY, from the exons GGAGCATGGCCAAGCGCCTCAACCAGATCGGGGTGGAGAACACGGAGGAGAACCGCCGGCTGTACCGCCAGATCCTGTTCAGCGCCGACAGCCGGGTGAAGAAGTGCATCGGGGGGGTCATTTTCTTCCACGAGACCATGTACCAGAAGGCTGACGATGGCACTCCCTTCGTCCAGATGATCAAAGACAAGGGCATCGTTGTGGGCATCAAG GTGGACAAAGGTGTTGTTCCGCTGGCCGGGACGGATGGGGAGACCACCACGCAGG GTCTGGATGGGCTGTCGGAGCGCTGTGcccagtacaagaaggatgGGGCTGACTTTGCCAAGTGGCGTTGCGTGCTGAAAATCAGTGACAACACCCCCTCTGCCCTCGCCATCATGGAGAATGCCAATGTCTTGGCCCGCTATGCCAGCATCTGCCAGCAG AACGGTATTGTGCCCATCGTGGAGCCAGAGATTCTGCCTGATGGTGACCACGACCTCAAACGGTGCCAGTATGTGACAGAGAAG GTGCTGGCAGCCGTCTACAAGGCGCTCAGTGACCACCACGTCTACCTGGAGGGGACCCTGCTGAAGCCCAACATGGTGACACCAGGGCACTCCTGCCCCACCAAGTACAGCCCTGAGGAGATCGCCATGGCCACTGTCACCGCTCTGCGCCGCACCGTGCCCCCGGCCGTGCCAG gtgTCACCTTCCTGTCTGGGGGGCAGAGTGAGGAGGAGGCCTCCATCAACCTCAACGCCATCAACACATGCCCTCTGGTGCGGCCGTGGGCCCTCACCTTCTCCTATGGGCGGGCACTGCAGGCGTCAGCGCTCAGCGCCTGGCGTGGGCAGCGGGACAACGCCAACGCCGCCACCGAGGAGTTTGTCAAGCGTGCAGAG GTGAACGGTCTGGCAGCACTGGGCAAGTACGAGGGCAGTGGGGACGACTCGGGGGCCGCCGGGCAGTCCCTCTACGTGGCCAACCATGCGTACTGA